The DNA window AGCCGGGATGCCGATCTCGCGCCCCTGTTCGCGCAGGCCCGCGCCGTTCCCATCCCCGCTGAGGATCGCGAACAGGCCGAGGCTCTGATCCTCGCCATGGCGCGCGAGCTGGGCTGGGCCGGTCCCGGCCAGCGCGCGGCGGTGGAGGCGGCGTGGCTTTCGCTCATGGTGCTGGCGCTGCGCCACGCTTCTCTCGCCACCGCGCCCCCACGCGGATCGGCGCGGCAGGCGGTTCTCGTCGCCCGCCTGCGTGAGCGGATCGAAGAGCATTTCCGCGCGCGTGAGCCGGTGAACAGTCTGGCGCGCGCGCTCGGCGCCAGCCCCACTGCGCTGCGGCAGGCCTGCGCGCGCGTTGCAGGCAGTTCCCCCGCACAGATGCTGGACGACCGCGCTCTGCTCGAAGCGCGCCGCCTGCTCCTCTATTCCGAAATGTCGGTGGCGCAGATCGCCTATGCGGTGGGGTTCGACGACCCGGCCTATTTCTCGCGCTTCTTCGCCCGCCATGTGGGGCAGCCGCCCACCGCTTTCCGCCGCGCCCGCGTGTCCGCCGCGCCATGAGCGAAGATTCGCCCATCCGCCGCATTCTCGGGCGTCTGAACTCGCCGTCCGACAATGTCGTCGCGCGCGCCCGGCGCATGGTGGAGC is part of the Sphingobium amiense genome and encodes:
- a CDS encoding helix-turn-helix domain-containing protein, with the translated sequence MPATPVPSFYLYGEPQRGVAEGFVHVESLDDRSRPSEWTIRPHVHRDLNHIILIAEGGGAMQAEAAQVRFDAPCLLLIPAGIVHGFDWHRESRGHVATIAEPYLRHLTSRDADLAPLFAQARAVPIPAEDREQAEALILAMARELGWAGPGQRAAVEAAWLSLMVLALRHASLATAPPRGSARQAVLVARLRERIEEHFRAREPVNSLARALGASPTALRQACARVAGSSPAQMLDDRALLEARRLLLYSEMSVAQIAYAVGFDDPAYFSRFFARHVGQPPTAFRRARVSAAP